In a single window of the Ignavibacteriales bacterium genome:
- a CDS encoding adenylate/guanylate cyclase domain-containing protein gives MQEISLDYLTNEGTTLDYILNGITDGIYIVNKEKKIIFWNKGAQEITGYTQKEVLGYKCSEDILNHIDENGIALCKNGCPLHKTLTNGKVNKLKIFPLHKNGNRFPVKSHISAIKNKDGNIIGAIEVFRDISQEEELRVLQEKFNNLIKKYVSSATVESVMSQVLNGVKRTSKMRDLTILILDVVQFSTFSEKHSAEDAAALLNELFGLCELITKEYFGDIDKFIGDAIMAVFIDANDAVMAAEKILIALDSLNEKRVREKLDSISVRIAINSGQVIQAEIGTIERKELTVIGGVVNTASHIEKFCSPNSISITEATLARLKNASVFSFEKRIQVKGKKEPVSIFTFFPTSIMKFKNSKSN, from the coding sequence ATGCAAGAAATATCTCTTGATTATTTGACAAACGAAGGAACTACACTTGATTATATTCTGAATGGAATAACTGACGGTATTTACATAGTTAATAAAGAAAAGAAAATCATCTTTTGGAATAAAGGAGCACAGGAAATAACTGGTTATACTCAAAAAGAAGTACTGGGCTATAAATGCTCTGAGGATATACTTAACCATATTGATGAAAATGGTATAGCACTTTGTAAAAATGGTTGCCCTTTGCATAAAACACTTACCAACGGTAAAGTAAATAAACTTAAAATATTTCCGCTGCATAAAAATGGTAACAGGTTTCCAGTTAAGTCACATATATCTGCAATCAAAAATAAAGATGGAAATATAATTGGTGCAATTGAAGTCTTTAGAGATATTTCCCAGGAAGAAGAATTAAGAGTTTTACAGGAAAAATTTAATAACCTGATAAAAAAATATGTTTCGAGTGCAACTGTAGAAAGTGTAATGTCGCAGGTATTAAATGGAGTAAAAAGAACTTCAAAGATGCGTGATTTAACGATCCTGATCTTAGATGTTGTTCAGTTTTCCACATTTTCAGAAAAACACTCTGCAGAAGATGCTGCTGCCTTGCTAAATGAACTTTTTGGCTTGTGTGAATTAATAACTAAAGAGTACTTTGGAGACATTGATAAATTTATTGGTGATGCTATAATGGCTGTTTTTATAGATGCAAATGATGCTGTTATGGCTGCAGAAAAAATTTTAATAGCTCTTGATAGTTTAAATGAAAAAAGGGTAAGAGAAAAATTAGATTCAATTAGTGTTAGGATTGCTATAAACAGCGGGCAAGTTATTCAGGCAGAAATCGGCACGATTGAAAGAAAAGAATTAACTGTGATTGGTGGAGTTGTAAATACAGCCTCACATATAGAAAAGTTTTGTTCTCCAAATTCAATTTCAATTACAGAAGCAACATTAGCAAGGCTTAAAAATGCTTCCGTCTTTTCATTTGAAAAAAGAATACAAGTAAAAGGGAAAAAAGAACCTGTTTCTATATTTACATTTTTCCCTACTTCAATTATGAAATTTAAAAATTCAAAATCTAATTAA